From the genome of Hymenobacter sp. PAMC 26628, one region includes:
- the prmC gene encoding peptide chain release factor N(5)-glutamine methyltransferase: MTTRAFTDRLAAALAAAYPAPEAAAIAALVAEHLLGLDPLQRRMRAQEAVPAAVQQQLPALEARLLAHEPVQYVLSTAHFAGMELEVTPATLIPRPETEELARLVAAAQPGARTVLDVGTGSGCLALALARALPRAQVLAVDISAEALAVARRNGARYAPQVQFQQVDILQAAPAGLVPGALDALVSNPPYVRESERAQMRANVLNWEPATALFVPDADPLLFYRRLGALGRALLRPGGGIYLEINEALSTETEELLRSQGYVDVRGVADMFDKARMVRAVAP, translated from the coding sequence ATGACCACCCGTGCCTTCACCGACCGTCTCGCCGCCGCCCTCGCCGCCGCCTACCCCGCCCCGGAGGCTGCCGCCATCGCCGCGCTGGTGGCCGAGCACCTGCTGGGCCTCGACCCGCTCCAGCGCCGCATGCGGGCCCAGGAGGCGGTGCCCGCGGCGGTGCAGCAGCAATTGCCCGCCCTCGAAGCCCGCCTGCTGGCCCACGAGCCGGTACAGTACGTGCTGAGCACGGCGCACTTCGCTGGCATGGAGCTGGAAGTGACGCCCGCCACCCTCATCCCGCGCCCCGAAACCGAGGAACTGGCGCGCCTGGTGGCGGCCGCGCAGCCGGGAGCCCGCACGGTGCTCGACGTGGGCACCGGCTCGGGCTGCCTGGCCCTGGCGCTGGCCCGCGCCCTGCCCCGGGCACAGGTGCTGGCCGTCGATATTTCGGCCGAAGCCCTGGCCGTGGCCCGCCGCAACGGGGCCCGCTACGCCCCGCAGGTGCAGTTCCAACAGGTTGATATTCTGCAAGCCGCGCCCGCTGGCCTGGTCCCCGGGGCCCTCGATGCGCTGGTGAGCAACCCGCCCTACGTGCGCGAGAGCGAGCGGGCCCAGATGCGCGCCAACGTGCTGAATTGGGAGCCCGCCACGGCCCTGTTCGTGCCCGATGCCGACCCGCTGCTCTTCTACCGCCGCCTGGGGGCCCTGGGCCGCGCGCTGCTGCGCCCCGGCGGCGGCATCTACCTGGAAATCAACGAGGCGCTGTCGACCGAAACTGAGGAATTACTACGTAGCCAGGGCTACGTCGACGTGCGCGGCGTGGCCGACATGTTCGACAAGGCGCGCATGGTGCGGGCCGTTGCGCCGTAG
- a CDS encoding putative quinol monooxygenase, with translation MVKVGLLVRLEAKPGKEQAVADFLRGGRALVMEEPDTVTWYGIQMGPSTFGIFDTFAEDAGRKAHLGGKVAAALMAHAEELFSTPPAIEMIDILAAK, from the coding sequence ATGGTAAAAGTAGGATTGCTGGTACGGCTCGAAGCCAAGCCCGGAAAAGAGCAGGCCGTGGCCGATTTCCTGCGCGGCGGGCGGGCCCTCGTTATGGAAGAGCCGGATACCGTAACTTGGTACGGCATCCAGATGGGGCCCTCCACGTTCGGTATTTTCGACACATTTGCCGAAGACGCCGGCCGCAAAGCCCACCTCGGGGGCAAGGTAGCCGCCGCCCTCATGGCCCACGCCGAAGAGCTTTTTTCGACCCCGCCGGCCATTGAAATGATTGATATACTGGCCGCTAAGTAG
- the thrC gene encoding threonine synthase, whose protein sequence is MQYYSLRRQAPTVDFRTAAITGQAPDGSLYFPETIPRFGADFLRDLPALDRADLALAVMRPYVGGTIPDADLREICAAAVDFPFPLVPVSPGIAALELFHGPTLAFKDVGARFMSRCLGYFAQRGDTPPVTVLVATSGDTGGAVASGFLGVPGVEVVILYPKGKVSPVQEQQLTTLGQNITALEVSGTFDDCQALVKQAFRNPELAAHRFLTSANSINVARWLPQQLYYCFAAQQWPADAAPPVVSVPSGNFGNICAGLLARASGLPLGHFIAACNANDPVPRYLRSGTYAAQAAVATHSNAMDVGDPSNFVRILELFHSDLGALKAALSAETVSDPDTVATILQVWFENGYLLDPHAAVAYAALLRHQAQYPDAAGILLATAHPVKFPGVLEPIIGQPIELPEAVLHLQGRPKQAIPMDVDFGALKEFLLR, encoded by the coding sequence ATGCAGTACTATAGCCTTCGCCGCCAGGCCCCCACAGTCGATTTTCGCACGGCCGCCATTACCGGCCAGGCCCCCGACGGCAGCTTGTACTTCCCGGAAACCATTCCGCGCTTCGGGGCCGATTTCCTGCGCGACCTGCCCGCGCTGGACCGCGCTGACCTGGCCCTGGCCGTGATGCGGCCCTACGTGGGCGGCACCATCCCGGACGCGGACCTGCGCGAGATTTGCGCCGCGGCCGTGGACTTTCCTTTTCCGCTCGTGCCCGTGAGCCCGGGCATTGCGGCCCTGGAGCTGTTCCACGGGCCCACGCTGGCGTTTAAGGATGTGGGGGCCCGGTTCATGAGCCGGTGCCTGGGCTACTTTGCGCAACGCGGCGACACGCCCCCCGTGACGGTGCTGGTGGCCACCTCGGGCGACACCGGCGGGGCCGTGGCCAGCGGCTTTTTGGGCGTGCCGGGCGTGGAGGTGGTCATCCTCTACCCCAAGGGCAAGGTGAGCCCGGTGCAGGAGCAGCAGCTCACCACGCTGGGCCAAAATATTACGGCCCTGGAAGTTAGCGGCACCTTCGACGATTGCCAGGCCCTGGTGAAGCAGGCCTTCCGCAACCCCGAGCTGGCCGCCCACCGCTTCCTCACGTCAGCCAATTCCATCAACGTAGCGCGCTGGCTGCCCCAGCAGCTGTATTACTGCTTCGCAGCCCAGCAGTGGCCCGCCGATGCCGCGCCGCCGGTGGTGAGCGTACCGAGCGGCAACTTCGGCAACATTTGCGCCGGGCTGCTGGCGCGGGCTTCGGGCCTGCCGCTGGGCCACTTCATCGCCGCCTGCAACGCCAACGACCCCGTACCGCGCTACCTGCGCTCGGGCACCTACGCGGCCCAGGCCGCCGTGGCCACCCACTCCAACGCCATGGACGTGGGCGACCCCAGCAACTTCGTGCGCATCCTGGAGCTGTTCCACAGCGACCTGGGGGCCCTAAAGGCTGCCCTCAGCGCCGAAACCGTGAGCGACCCTGACACGGTGGCCACCATCTTGCAGGTATGGTTCGAGAACGGCTATTTGCTTGACCCCCACGCCGCTGTGGCCTACGCCGCTTTGCTCCGCCACCAAGCCCAGTACCCCGATGCCGCTGGTATTTTGCTGGCCACGGCCCACCCCGTGAAGTTCCCCGGCGTGCTGGAACCCATCATCGGCCAGCCCATCGAGCTGCCCGAAGCCGTGCTGCACCTGCAAGGCCGCCCCAAGCAAGCCATTCCAATGGACGTGGATTTTGGGGCCCTGAAGGAGTTTTTGCTGCGGTAG